A genomic window from Cutibacterium acnes includes:
- the purM gene encoding phosphoribosylformylglycinamidine cyclo-ligase, which yields MSNESAYARAGVDIEAGERAVDLMKAHVAATRRPEVLGGLGGFAGFFDASVLGQYRHPVLATSTDGVGTKVAIAQAMDIHDTIGFDLVGMLVDDLVVVGAEPWFVTDYIACGHVDPDRIAAVVKGIAAACTQAGCSLLGGETAEHPGLLTDDEYDVAGATTGAVEYDDILGPQRVQEGDALLAVASSGLHSNGYSLVRKVLLADAGWALNRHVDELGRTLGEELLEPTTVYAADLLALIRQIEVHAMSHVTGGGLANNLARVLPDDLVATVDRSTWTPAPIFNLVQQVGNVSQPDIEATLNMGVGMVVVMPDANISAAIDLLAERGLSAWQCGHVSHRDATNELGAVLVSSHPCC from the coding sequence GTGAGCAACGAGTCCGCCTACGCCCGTGCCGGAGTCGACATTGAGGCTGGTGAGCGCGCCGTTGACCTGATGAAGGCCCACGTGGCCGCCACCCGTCGTCCAGAGGTCCTTGGCGGCTTGGGCGGCTTCGCTGGCTTTTTCGACGCTTCCGTCCTGGGCCAGTACCGTCACCCGGTGCTGGCTACCTCGACTGATGGGGTTGGCACCAAGGTGGCCATTGCCCAGGCTATGGACATTCACGACACCATTGGTTTTGACCTCGTCGGCATGCTCGTCGACGATCTCGTCGTGGTGGGTGCTGAGCCGTGGTTCGTCACCGACTACATTGCATGCGGCCACGTCGACCCCGACCGGATTGCCGCTGTTGTCAAGGGCATCGCCGCAGCGTGTACTCAAGCCGGCTGTTCCCTGTTGGGCGGCGAGACAGCTGAGCATCCGGGTCTGCTAACCGACGACGAGTACGACGTCGCAGGCGCTACTACGGGCGCCGTCGAGTATGACGACATTCTTGGCCCGCAGCGCGTGCAGGAGGGCGACGCTTTGTTGGCGGTGGCTTCCTCGGGGCTGCACTCGAACGGTTACTCACTGGTCCGTAAGGTGCTGCTGGCTGACGCTGGTTGGGCTTTGAACCGTCATGTCGATGAGTTGGGTCGCACCCTTGGCGAAGAGCTGTTGGAGCCGACGACGGTTTATGCAGCTGATCTGCTGGCCCTTATCCGCCAGATCGAGGTGCACGCTATGAGTCACGTCACCGGCGGGGGATTAGCTAACAACCTGGCCCGTGTCCTGCCTGATGATCTCGTTGCTACGGTCGACCGGTCCACGTGGACACCAGCGCCGATCTTCAACCTCGTCCAGCAGGTGGGCAACGTCTCACAGCCTGACATCGAAGCGACCCTCAATATGGGAGTCGGGATGGTCGTCGTCATGCCAGACGCGAACATCTCTGCAGCTATCGATCTGCTTGCCGAGCGTGGTCTTTCCGCTTGGCAGTGCGGTCATGTTTCCCATCGTGACGCGACGAATGAGCTGGGGGCGGTGCTGGTTTCGAGCCATCCTTGCTGCTAG
- the purF gene encoding amidophosphoribosyltransferase, with translation MARADGRLTADLNPQDHGPQDACGVIGIYAPGEEVSKLTYFGMYALQHRGQESAGMAVSDGRHMMVFKDMGLVSQVFDEATLNSLQGHMAVGHTRYSTTGASIWDNAQPTFRSRQGGDGLALAHNGNLTNTGALEALIAERAPDTEVPHKDRMDSSNDTSLVTALMTTYDGTLEEVAAQVLPHLQGAFSLVFMDDHTLCAARDPQGIRPLVLGRLSSGWVVASETAAIDIVGGTFVREIEPGEMVAIDAAGLRTSRFAAARPKGCVFEYVYLARPDTVIAGRRIHNVRVKVGKILAQEHPADADLVIPVPESGTPAAIGYADESGIPYGMGLVKNSYVGRTFIQPSQTLRNLGIRLKLNPLRDVIEGRRIVVVDDSIVRGNTQRQLVRMLREAGAAEVHVRISSPPVQWPCFYGIDFATRAQLIAPGLDVEDICRSIGADSLGYVSLDGLVRATHVDADNLCRACFDGVYPVPVPVSARAVLADATHTNPNQEQQ, from the coding sequence GTGGCGCGCGCAGACGGAAGGCTTACCGCAGACCTCAACCCCCAGGACCACGGGCCCCAAGACGCCTGTGGCGTCATCGGGATCTATGCCCCCGGTGAGGAGGTTTCTAAACTCACCTACTTCGGCATGTATGCCCTGCAACACCGTGGCCAGGAATCAGCTGGCATGGCGGTGTCAGACGGTCGCCACATGATGGTCTTTAAAGACATGGGGTTGGTGTCCCAGGTCTTTGACGAGGCCACCCTCAATTCCCTCCAGGGACATATGGCCGTCGGGCACACCCGGTATTCGACGACTGGTGCGAGTATCTGGGACAACGCCCAGCCGACGTTCAGGTCGCGTCAAGGTGGTGACGGGCTAGCTCTGGCCCATAACGGCAACCTCACCAACACCGGCGCCCTCGAAGCCCTCATCGCTGAGCGTGCCCCGGATACCGAGGTTCCCCACAAAGACCGGATGGACTCCAGCAACGACACCTCGCTGGTAACAGCCCTCATGACGACCTATGACGGCACTCTTGAGGAAGTCGCCGCCCAGGTCCTGCCCCACCTTCAGGGTGCCTTCAGTCTCGTTTTCATGGACGACCACACTTTGTGCGCTGCTCGTGATCCGCAGGGCATCCGACCGTTGGTGCTGGGGCGCCTATCTAGTGGTTGGGTGGTCGCCTCCGAAACTGCGGCTATCGACATCGTCGGTGGTACTTTCGTTCGCGAGATCGAGCCCGGCGAGATGGTCGCCATTGACGCGGCTGGGTTGCGCACCAGCCGTTTCGCTGCGGCCCGGCCCAAGGGGTGCGTCTTCGAATACGTTTACCTGGCTCGCCCTGACACCGTTATTGCTGGACGACGTATCCACAACGTTCGCGTCAAAGTCGGCAAGATCCTGGCCCAGGAACACCCTGCCGACGCCGACCTCGTCATCCCGGTGCCAGAGTCTGGCACCCCGGCTGCTATCGGCTATGCCGACGAGTCCGGCATCCCCTACGGCATGGGCCTGGTCAAGAACTCCTACGTGGGCCGGACTTTCATCCAGCCCTCTCAAACCCTGCGCAACTTGGGTATTCGGCTCAAGCTCAACCCGTTGCGTGACGTCATTGAGGGACGACGCATCGTCGTCGTCGATGACTCCATCGTGCGCGGCAATACCCAGCGTCAGCTGGTCCGAATGTTGCGTGAGGCTGGTGCGGCCGAGGTGCACGTGCGCATCTCTTCTCCGCCGGTGCAGTGGCCGTGCTTCTACGGCATTGACTTCGCTACTCGCGCTCAGCTCATCGCCCCGGGTCTTGACGTCGAGGACATCTGCCGATCTATCGGCGCTGACTCGCTTGGCTACGTCAGCCTTGACGGCCTCGTCCGTGCCACCCACGTTGACGCCGATAACCTCTGCCGGGCTTGTTTTGACGGCGTTTATCCCGTACCGGTGCCTGTCTCGGCGCGAGCCGTGCTAGCCGACGCCACCCACACCAACCCGAACCAGGAGCAGCAGTGA
- a CDS encoding MFS transporter, translated as MPSSSVSYRTLFSLPGGTFVAVSALARLPLAMSQLGTLLLVSSPQVSGRLGPGGLAAGVVALAIAIGSPFFGALTDRHGQRVVLLAQSLVGGTALIAEGLAAVMGAAWPVVAVMGGLAGFFLPQIGTMARVRWRAMGAANPTMEAGILETSFAWEGAIDEASFALGPAAVGALAVLAGPVPGLIVAGAMLVVLGSWFALDPTSKLVEVHPGRTIRAGAPARSDRGGPGPLFTSGVAATCVGMIFMGMVFGSVQTGTTSLATDAGRPGLAGLFHALLSVGSAAAGLALPRLAHRLDLPARWRLFAAGLALFAAPLLLVDRLGPLVPILIILGMAAAPYMITLFSVAERSASAGRIGTVMTLLAAMNSLGYAFGTTLAGRLADWGGATPAYAVTWGVGVAATLLALPAASRVAPTH; from the coding sequence ATGCCCTCCAGTTCCGTGAGCTACCGCACCCTGTTCTCGCTGCCTGGCGGGACGTTCGTCGCCGTCTCCGCTCTGGCTCGTTTGCCCCTAGCTATGAGCCAGTTGGGCACCCTGCTGCTGGTGTCCAGTCCGCAAGTATCGGGGCGGCTGGGCCCCGGTGGTCTGGCTGCCGGCGTGGTCGCCTTGGCTATCGCTATTGGTTCCCCGTTTTTTGGTGCTCTGACGGACCGTCACGGTCAGCGTGTCGTGCTGCTTGCGCAGTCTCTGGTCGGTGGCACAGCCCTGATCGCTGAGGGACTGGCTGCAGTCATGGGTGCCGCATGGCCGGTAGTGGCCGTGATGGGTGGTTTAGCGGGGTTTTTCCTTCCGCAGATTGGCACGATGGCGAGAGTTCGTTGGCGCGCCATGGGTGCGGCAAATCCCACCATGGAGGCGGGGATCCTCGAAACGTCTTTTGCTTGGGAAGGTGCCATTGACGAAGCCTCCTTCGCTCTCGGCCCGGCCGCGGTCGGCGCTCTCGCTGTGCTGGCCGGTCCCGTTCCGGGGCTTATCGTCGCCGGCGCCATGCTGGTGGTGTTGGGGAGTTGGTTTGCCCTGGACCCGACGTCGAAACTCGTTGAGGTTCATCCGGGCAGAACGATTCGTGCCGGGGCCCCGGCACGGTCAGATCGTGGTGGCCCCGGCCCGCTATTCACCTCAGGTGTCGCGGCCACCTGCGTTGGCATGATCTTTATGGGCATGGTGTTTGGGTCTGTGCAGACCGGCACGACCAGCCTCGCCACCGACGCCGGACGTCCAGGCCTGGCAGGGCTGTTCCACGCCTTGCTTTCAGTGGGTAGCGCTGCTGCTGGGCTGGCTCTGCCACGGTTGGCTCATCGTCTGGACCTGCCGGCCAGGTGGCGTCTTTTCGCTGCCGGATTGGCCCTTTTTGCAGCCCCCTTGCTGCTGGTCGATCGCCTTGGGCCGTTGGTGCCGATCCTCATCATCCTTGGTATGGCGGCGGCCCCGTACATGATCACCCTGTTCAGTGTGGCGGAGAGGTCGGCCTCGGCTGGACGGATTGGCACCGTTATGACTCTGCTAGCGGCTATGAACAGCCTTGGGTATGCCTTCGGGACGACCCTGGCCGGGCGGCTGGCTGACTGGGGTGGTGCAACTCCGGCCTATGCGGTGACGTGGGGCGTCGGTGTGGCGGCGACCTTGTTGGCCCTACCGGCGGCATCGAGGGTAGCCCCGACACACTGA
- a CDS encoding dipeptidase, which produces MDLSHTFKDLSAKVDSGFDDAVEQLTRHVAVRSVSSQRPDGVRSGAEFVAAAAKEAGAADVTVVTENDGLPAVIAHWPAPEGMPTVLLYSHGDVQPTGNLDEWHTEPFVATAKGERLYGRGTADDKGGVAAHLAAIRAFDGKPPVGVTLFVEGEEEIGSASMEVIIAEHKDELAADVIVVADSVNWEQGVPSVTTTLRGVVDCIVEVSTLDHALHSGQFGGIVPDALTTLCRLIATLHDGTGEVTVDGLQGFAGPELDYPEDRLRAETGILDGVQWVGRGRAVEKMWTKPSVTVIAIDATPVKDAINILPASARAKISLRVAPGQDAGEAMEALVKHLESHVEFGAHIKVTRGQLGQPGVVPFTGDKAEVAKEAFRLAWGQEPVEMGTGGAIPLVTDLQHAFPEATVLVTAVTDPESRMHGIDESLHLGDFRRAILTEALMLAGLAE; this is translated from the coding sequence ATGGATCTTTCTCATACTTTCAAGGACCTGTCTGCCAAGGTTGATTCTGGTTTCGACGATGCCGTTGAGCAACTCACCCGCCACGTGGCAGTCCGGTCGGTTAGTTCCCAGCGGCCCGACGGCGTGAGGTCCGGAGCCGAGTTCGTTGCCGCCGCTGCCAAGGAGGCCGGTGCCGCCGACGTCACCGTCGTCACGGAGAACGACGGCCTTCCCGCTGTCATCGCCCACTGGCCGGCGCCTGAGGGTATGCCCACTGTCCTGCTGTACTCCCACGGTGACGTCCAACCCACCGGCAACCTTGATGAGTGGCATACTGAACCCTTCGTCGCCACCGCCAAAGGTGAGCGTCTCTATGGTCGTGGCACCGCCGACGACAAAGGTGGCGTCGCCGCCCATCTGGCCGCCATTCGTGCCTTCGACGGCAAGCCCCCAGTCGGCGTCACCCTCTTCGTCGAGGGCGAGGAGGAGATCGGCTCGGCTTCTATGGAGGTCATCATCGCCGAGCACAAGGACGAGCTGGCCGCCGACGTCATCGTTGTCGCCGATTCGGTCAACTGGGAGCAGGGCGTCCCTTCCGTGACGACCACCCTGCGCGGCGTCGTCGACTGCATCGTCGAGGTCTCCACCCTCGACCACGCCTTGCATTCCGGCCAGTTTGGCGGCATCGTGCCCGATGCCTTGACCACCCTGTGTCGACTTATCGCCACCCTTCACGACGGGACCGGTGAGGTCACCGTCGACGGGTTGCAGGGATTCGCGGGCCCTGAACTGGATTACCCGGAGGATCGTTTGCGTGCGGAGACCGGCATCCTCGACGGTGTTCAGTGGGTCGGGCGCGGACGTGCAGTCGAGAAGATGTGGACCAAGCCGTCGGTGACCGTCATTGCTATTGACGCCACTCCGGTCAAGGACGCCATCAATATCCTTCCTGCCAGCGCTCGGGCCAAGATCAGCCTGCGTGTCGCTCCCGGCCAAGACGCCGGCGAGGCTATGGAGGCCCTCGTCAAGCATCTGGAGTCCCACGTCGAGTTCGGTGCTCATATCAAGGTGACCCGTGGTCAGTTGGGACAGCCGGGCGTCGTCCCCTTCACCGGTGACAAGGCCGAGGTCGCCAAGGAGGCCTTCAGGCTGGCATGGGGGCAGGAGCCGGTCGAGATGGGCACTGGTGGCGCTATCCCGCTGGTGACTGACTTGCAGCACGCCTTCCCGGAGGCCACCGTCCTGGTGACTGCTGTTACTGACCCGGAGTCGCGTATGCACGGCATCGACGAGTCCCTGCACCTGGGTGATTTCCGTCGGGCGATCCTCACCGAGGCCCTCATGCTTGCTGGCCTCGCCGAGTGA
- a CDS encoding slipin family protein: MSDLEWTFTTIALVILVIGFLISSFKIIPEYERGVVFRLGKLRGLHGSGLVFIFPGLDKLHRVDQRTVTLTIPPQEIITRDNVPARVNAVVLFNVTDPMDAVMNVENYAIATSQIAQTTLRSVLGRADLDTLLAHREELNTDLREIIEVQTHPWGVDVSVVEIKDVEIPEAMQRAMAREAEAERERRAKVINARGEMQASGELRQAADELSKSPASLHLRYLQTLLELGADQNSTVVFPLPMDILAPFLRKDHGN, encoded by the coding sequence ATGAGTGATCTCGAATGGACCTTCACCACGATCGCGCTCGTCATCCTCGTCATCGGGTTCCTGATATCGAGCTTCAAGATCATCCCCGAATATGAGCGCGGCGTCGTTTTCCGGCTCGGCAAACTGCGCGGGCTGCACGGTTCCGGGCTCGTGTTTATCTTCCCCGGCCTCGACAAGCTGCACAGAGTCGACCAACGCACCGTAACCCTGACGATCCCGCCGCAGGAGATCATCACCCGCGACAACGTGCCGGCTCGTGTCAACGCCGTCGTCCTATTCAACGTGACGGACCCCATGGATGCTGTCATGAATGTGGAGAATTACGCGATCGCGACGAGCCAGATCGCTCAGACGACGTTGCGAAGTGTCCTAGGCCGGGCGGATCTCGACACCCTCCTCGCCCACCGGGAGGAACTCAACACGGACCTCCGTGAGATCATCGAGGTGCAGACGCACCCGTGGGGTGTCGATGTGTCCGTCGTGGAGATTAAGGACGTGGAGATCCCGGAGGCGATGCAGCGGGCCATGGCCCGTGAGGCGGAGGCGGAGCGGGAGCGGCGGGCGAAAGTCATCAACGCACGCGGCGAGATGCAGGCGTCCGGCGAGTTGCGGCAGGCGGCCGACGAACTCTCGAAGAGCCCGGCCTCCCTGCATTTGCGGTATTTGCAGACGCTTCTTGAGCTGGGAGCCGATCAGAACTCGACGGTCGTGTTCCCATTGCCCATGGATATCCTCGCCCCCTTCCTTCGCAAAGATCACGGGAATTGA
- the pabB gene encoding aminodeoxychorismate synthase component I produces MILLVDNHDSFTFNLAHLLAEVSGIEPVVVRPEEVERAGILRRLADGEFDHVVIGPGPGSPHNDKDFKTAGQVIDASNKLPLLGVCLGHQGLGLRHGAQLQTIRPHHGIVSRIHHSRRGIFAGLPQDFEATRYHSLCLTTLGDQIVEHARAEDGAIMAFEVADRPHWGVQFHPESVMTQVGCQLMTNFLAIGSQPRHSEVRDKREPRNIQSRKCARTTARWTIHHQTVDIDLDEEATFSRLAGDGDAFWLDSATTRGDTGRWSVMGTASGAASELVSYDVITNTLTVNGRTQSGDVLDFLERRLADGVSRRDPELDDIPFTGGYVGFLGYECKALTLGPNAHCSELPDAMWMRPASWIAYDHYRHHAHLLALDDRDTPGCNEAADLLDALAATLVKRPGSSEEPAPLTVPVEGSWRLSRGGYQDRVAAIQQALTRGDSYEACLTDTWTSRCDVDGWRLYRALRRRNPAPYGAYLRFTDPRVEVCSSSPERFLRVRDGIAESKPIKGTMARCDDPVEDARGIVDLQHDAKNRAENLMIADLVRNDLSRVCQPGTVEVPRLMAIESYATVHQMVTTVRGRLREDVGLVDVLRATFPGGSMTGAPKERSVEILDGLEVGARGIYSGILGYLGFDRTADLSIVIRTVIRTGSQVTVGAGGAIVAASQPDEEWREKNLKAAAPLAALTLSAGPGIPVTPP; encoded by the coding sequence GTGATCCTGCTGGTTGACAACCACGATTCCTTCACCTTCAACCTGGCACACCTATTGGCCGAAGTCAGCGGGATCGAGCCAGTGGTGGTCCGCCCCGAGGAGGTCGAGCGTGCAGGGATCCTCCGCCGATTGGCTGATGGCGAATTCGACCACGTGGTTATCGGTCCAGGACCTGGCTCCCCGCACAACGACAAGGACTTCAAGACCGCCGGACAGGTGATCGATGCCTCCAACAAGCTCCCCCTGCTCGGGGTGTGCCTGGGCCACCAAGGCCTCGGGTTACGTCACGGTGCCCAGTTGCAGACCATTCGGCCCCATCACGGCATCGTCAGCCGAATTCATCACTCCAGGCGTGGAATCTTCGCCGGATTACCGCAAGATTTCGAGGCAACTCGGTATCACTCACTGTGCTTGACCACGTTGGGTGACCAGATCGTCGAACATGCTCGCGCCGAGGATGGCGCCATCATGGCGTTCGAGGTTGCCGACCGGCCACACTGGGGCGTGCAATTCCACCCAGAGTCAGTCATGACGCAGGTCGGATGTCAGTTAATGACGAACTTCCTGGCGATCGGCAGCCAGCCACGACACAGCGAGGTACGCGACAAACGCGAACCGCGCAACATCCAGTCACGAAAGTGTGCCCGGACTACGGCACGGTGGACAATCCACCACCAAACGGTGGACATCGACCTCGACGAAGAAGCCACCTTCAGCCGCCTCGCTGGCGACGGTGACGCCTTCTGGTTGGACTCGGCCACCACGCGTGGCGACACCGGCCGTTGGAGTGTCATGGGCACGGCGTCGGGGGCGGCATCCGAACTGGTCAGTTACGACGTCATCACAAACACGTTGACGGTCAACGGGCGAACCCAGTCTGGTGATGTGCTGGACTTCTTGGAACGCCGTCTTGCAGATGGAGTATCACGGAGGGACCCGGAACTAGATGACATCCCATTCACAGGTGGCTATGTCGGTTTCCTGGGCTATGAGTGCAAGGCGCTGACCTTGGGCCCGAATGCGCACTGCAGCGAACTGCCCGATGCCATGTGGATGCGTCCGGCCAGCTGGATTGCGTACGACCACTACCGGCATCACGCTCACCTCCTAGCCTTGGACGACCGTGACACGCCCGGCTGCAATGAGGCCGCTGATCTATTGGACGCACTGGCTGCGACGCTGGTGAAGCGACCAGGTAGCAGCGAAGAGCCCGCACCGCTAACCGTGCCTGTGGAAGGGTCGTGGCGGCTCAGCCGAGGGGGCTACCAGGACCGTGTTGCCGCAATCCAGCAGGCGCTAACGCGCGGTGACTCGTACGAGGCCTGTCTGACCGACACGTGGACCTCCCGGTGCGACGTGGACGGCTGGCGGTTGTACCGCGCACTGCGGCGTCGAAACCCAGCCCCCTATGGGGCGTATCTTCGGTTTACCGACCCGCGTGTGGAGGTGTGCTCTTCATCCCCGGAACGGTTCCTGCGAGTACGCGACGGCATCGCTGAATCCAAGCCGATCAAGGGGACAATGGCTCGCTGTGATGATCCGGTGGAGGATGCCCGGGGAATTGTCGATTTACAACATGACGCGAAAAACCGCGCCGAGAATCTCATGATCGCTGATCTGGTGCGCAACGACCTGTCGCGCGTGTGCCAACCAGGCACGGTGGAGGTACCACGTCTGATGGCGATCGAGTCATATGCGACGGTGCACCAGATGGTGACCACGGTGCGCGGACGATTGCGTGAGGACGTCGGATTGGTCGACGTACTGCGAGCGACCTTCCCTGGTGGATCGATGACCGGGGCACCGAAGGAACGGTCCGTAGAAATCCTGGACGGTCTGGAGGTCGGCGCCCGGGGAATCTACTCGGGAATCCTGGGATATCTCGGCTTCGATCGCACCGCCGACCTCAGCATCGTGATACGGACGGTGATCCGAACGGGGTCGCAGGTAACGGTCGGTGCCGGCGGCGCAATCGTCGCAGCTTCCCAGCCTGACGAGGAGTGGCGCGAGAAGAACCTCAAAGCGGCGGCACCGTTGGCTGCGCTGACGCTGTCAGCCGGGCCAGGAATTCCCGTCACTCCCCCATAG
- the purL gene encoding phosphoribosylformylglycinamidine synthase subunit PurL — translation MADTVENAVSTPDVEQPWAELGLSADEYQRIREILGRRPTGGELAMYSVMWSEHCSYKSSKKYLRRFGDLPQQTPLGPLLAGIGDNAGVVDIGNGLAVTFKAESHNHPSYVEPHQGAATGVGGIVRDIMAMGARPVGVMNALAFGPLDAPDTARVLPGVVSGIADYGNCLGLPTIGGQTLFDPTYYGNPLVNALCVGVLRHEDLQFAKASGVGNLVVLFGAATGGDGIGGASILASESFAAEGESKRPSVQVGDPFMEKLLIECTLDLFNAGVVEALQDFGAAGISCATSELASAGDGGMHVELDRVPLRDPNLAPEEILMSESQERMAAVVRPDQLDRFMEICAHWGVAATVIGEVTDTGRLHIDWQGERIVDVDPRTVAHDGPVLDMPAARPWWIDELNENDANALPRDNSGEGLAGALLALVGSAQLCDRSWITDQYDRFVRGNTVLAQPNDAGMIRIDDNLGIALSLDANGRQTTLNPYLGAQLALCEAYRNVAVSGATPVAVTDCLNYGSPYDPDVMWQFDETILGLVDGCRELGVPVTGGNVSLHNRTGDESIRPTPLVGVLGVIDDVHRRIPSAFAHDGDAVLLLGTTKCEFGGSVYEDVIHAGHLGGMPPMPDLNAEKALAAVMVEASKRGLLSSAHDLSDGGLAQALVESCLQGGLGVSVSLPEGEPSVMLFSETPARAIVSLCGNGYREFKELCQEHGVPTARIGEVIDHGEIEVNGLFSLPLDEIERAWRKPIPTAMGE, via the coding sequence GTGGCAGACACAGTGGAGAACGCCGTCAGCACCCCCGACGTTGAGCAGCCCTGGGCTGAGTTGGGGTTGTCCGCCGACGAGTACCAGCGCATCCGGGAGATCCTGGGACGCCGCCCGACCGGCGGCGAGCTCGCCATGTACTCGGTGATGTGGTCGGAGCATTGCTCCTACAAATCATCGAAGAAATACCTGCGCCGATTCGGTGACCTGCCTCAGCAGACGCCGCTCGGCCCGCTGCTAGCTGGCATCGGGGACAATGCTGGTGTCGTCGATATTGGCAACGGACTGGCCGTCACTTTTAAGGCGGAGTCCCACAACCACCCTTCCTACGTCGAGCCCCACCAGGGCGCAGCTACCGGAGTCGGTGGCATCGTTCGCGACATCATGGCGATGGGCGCTCGCCCGGTCGGCGTCATGAATGCTTTGGCTTTCGGCCCGCTGGATGCTCCAGATACCGCACGTGTGCTGCCCGGTGTTGTGTCTGGGATCGCCGACTATGGCAACTGCCTCGGCCTGCCCACGATCGGCGGCCAGACCCTCTTCGACCCCACCTATTACGGCAATCCGCTCGTCAACGCCCTGTGCGTCGGGGTGCTGCGTCATGAGGACCTACAGTTCGCCAAAGCCTCGGGTGTAGGCAATCTCGTCGTTCTCTTTGGTGCGGCCACCGGTGGCGACGGTATCGGTGGCGCGTCGATCCTTGCCTCGGAATCCTTCGCTGCAGAGGGCGAGTCGAAGCGACCCAGCGTCCAGGTGGGCGACCCGTTCATGGAGAAGCTGCTCATCGAGTGCACCCTTGACCTCTTCAACGCCGGGGTAGTTGAGGCCTTGCAGGATTTCGGTGCCGCCGGAATCTCCTGTGCCACCTCCGAGCTGGCCAGTGCTGGCGACGGTGGCATGCACGTCGAGCTCGACCGCGTTCCGCTGCGCGACCCGAACCTCGCCCCTGAAGAGATCCTCATGAGCGAGTCCCAGGAGCGGATGGCCGCGGTGGTGCGCCCCGATCAGCTTGACCGCTTCATGGAGATCTGCGCCCATTGGGGTGTCGCTGCCACTGTCATTGGCGAGGTCACCGACACCGGTCGACTTCACATTGATTGGCAGGGCGAGCGGATTGTCGACGTCGATCCGCGGACGGTTGCTCACGACGGACCGGTTCTCGACATGCCGGCCGCCCGTCCGTGGTGGATTGATGAGCTCAACGAGAACGACGCCAACGCGTTGCCGCGCGATAACTCTGGTGAGGGTCTTGCCGGGGCCCTGCTGGCCCTTGTTGGCTCCGCCCAGCTGTGCGACCGTTCCTGGATCACCGACCAGTATGACCGGTTCGTGCGTGGCAATACTGTGCTCGCTCAGCCGAACGATGCCGGCATGATTCGTATTGACGACAACCTCGGCATCGCGCTGTCCTTGGACGCTAACGGACGCCAGACCACCCTTAACCCGTATCTTGGCGCCCAGCTGGCTCTTTGCGAGGCTTACCGGAATGTGGCTGTCTCTGGCGCAACTCCGGTGGCTGTCACTGATTGCCTCAATTATGGCTCCCCGTACGATCCCGATGTCATGTGGCAATTCGACGAGACCATCCTTGGTCTGGTTGACGGCTGCCGCGAGCTTGGCGTGCCGGTTACGGGCGGTAACGTTTCCCTGCACAACCGCACTGGAGATGAGTCGATTCGGCCTACTCCGCTCGTTGGTGTGCTCGGCGTTATTGATGACGTGCATCGTCGCATCCCGTCGGCCTTCGCACACGACGGCGACGCTGTCTTGCTGCTAGGAACGACGAAGTGCGAGTTCGGCGGATCGGTCTATGAGGACGTCATCCACGCTGGCCACCTAGGCGGTATGCCCCCGATGCCCGACCTGAATGCCGAGAAGGCCCTGGCCGCGGTGATGGTGGAAGCGTCGAAGCGCGGCCTGTTGTCTAGCGCCCACGACCTGTCCGACGGTGGCCTGGCACAGGCGCTTGTGGAAAGCTGCCTACAGGGGGGTCTTGGCGTGTCGGTGAGTCTGCCCGAGGGCGAACCATCGGTGATGTTGTTCTCGGAGACCCCGGCCCGAGCGATCGTCTCGCTGTGCGGTAACGGCTACCGTGAGTTCAAGGAGCTGTGCCAGGAGCACGGTGTGCCGACTGCCCGTATTGGCGAGGTCATAGATCACGGTGAGATCGAGGTTAACGGTCTGTTCAGCCTCCCCCTTGACGAGATCGAACGAGCCTGGCGCAAGCCGATTCCAACTGCTATGGGGGAGTGA